The following coding sequences lie in one Melopsittacus undulatus isolate bMelUnd1 chromosome 9, bMelUnd1.mat.Z, whole genome shotgun sequence genomic window:
- the BRPF1 gene encoding peregrin isoform X3, giving the protein MGVDFDVKTFCHNLRATKPPYECPVGTCRKIYKSYSGIEYHLYHYDHDNPPPPQHTPLRKHKKKGRQARAANKQSPSPSETSQSPGREVMTYAQAQRMVEVDLHGRVHRISIFDNLDVVSEDEEVPEEVPENGSNKENTETPSVPQKSGKHKNKEKRKDSNHHHHNASAGTTPKLPEVVYRELEQDTPDAPPRPTSYYRYIEKSAEELDEEVEYDMDEEDYIWLDIMNERRKTEGVSPIPQEIFEYLMDRLEKESYFESHNKGDPNALVDEDAVCCICNDGECQNSNVILFCDMCNLAVHQECYGVPYIPEGQWLCRRCLQSPSRAVDCALCPNKGGAFKQTDDGRWAHVVCALWIPEVCFANTVFLEPIDSIEHIPPARWKLTCYICKQRGSGACIQCHKANCYTAFHVTCAQQAGLYMKMEPVRETGANGTSFSVRKTAYCDIHTPPGSVRRLPALSHSEGEEEDEEEEEEGKGWSSEKVKKAKAKSRIKMKKARKILAEKRAAAPVVSVPCIPPHRLSKITNRLTIQRKSQFMQRLHSYWTLKRQSRNGVPLLRRLQTHLQSQRNCDQGGAPAHGQEGGDGNTSPVSSWSLMFPQRDTEDKNWALKEQLKSWQRLRHDLERARLLVELIRKREKLKRETIKVQQVALEMQLTPFLILLRKTLEQLQEKDTGNIFSEPVPLSEVPDYLDHIKKPMDFQTMKQNLEAYRYLNFDDFEEDFNLIINNCLKYNAKDTIFYRAAIRLREQGGAVLRQARRQAEKMGIDFETGMHFPHCVTAEEAQVQDIEDEDVRLLLSENQKHLPLEEQLKILLERLDEVNAGKQSIGRSRRAKMIKKEITVLRRKLAHPRDLGRDGLERHSSSARGGLQSHNPCEKDLQTDSAAEESSSQETGKGLGPNSSSTPAHEVGRRTSVLFSKKNPKTAGPPKRPGRPPKNRDSQITPGHGNSPIGPPQLPIMGSSQRQRKRGRSPRPSSSSDSDSDKSTEDAPMDLPANGFSSGNQPVKKSFLVYRNDCNLPRSSSDSESSSSSSSSAASDRTSTTPSKQGRGKPSFSRVNFPEDSSEDTSGTENESYSVGTGRGVGHGMVRKGMGRGAGWLSEDEDSSLDALDLVWAKCRGYPSYPALIIDPKMPREGMFHHGVPIPVPPLEVLKLGEQMTQEAREHLYLVLFFDNKRTWFCPIPRRQWLPRTKLVPLGVNQDLDKEKMLEGRKSNIRKSVQIAYHRAMQHRNKVQGEQSSDSSESD; this is encoded by the exons ATGGGCGTAGACTTCGACGTGAAGACTTTCTGCCACAACCTGCGGGCCACCAAACCCCCGTACGAGTGCCCGGTGGGCACCTGCCGCAAGATCTACAAGAGCTACAGCGGCATCGAGTACCACCTGTACCACTATGACCACGACAacccgccgccgccgcagcaCACCCCTCTGCGCAAGCACAAGAAGAAGGGGCGGCAGGCCCGCGCCGCCAACAAGCAGTCCCCCAGCCCCTCCGAGACCTCCCAGTCTCCGGGCAGGGAGGTGATGACCTATGCTCAAGCCCAGCGCATGGTGGAGGTGGATCTGCACGGCCGCGTCCATCGCATCAGCATCTTCGATAACCTGGATGTGGTGTCCGAGGATGAGGAGGTGCCCGAGGAGGTGCCCGAGAACGGGAGCAATAAGGAGAACACGGAGACCCCGAGCGTCCCGCAGAAATCCGGCAAGCACAAGAACAAGGAGAAGCGTAAGGATTCCAACCACCATCACCACAACGCCTCGGCTGGCACCACTCCCAAGCTGCCCGAGGTGGTGTACcgggagctggagcaggacacCCCAGACGCCCCACCGCGCCCCACGTCCTACTACAG GTACATCGAGAAgtcagcagaggagctggatgAGGAGGTGGAGTATGACATGGATGAGGAAGATTACATCTGGCTGGACATCATGAATGAGCGTCGGAAGACCGAAGGCGTGAGTCCCATTCCCCAGGAGATCTTTGAGTACCTgatggacaggctggagaaggagTCCTACTTTGAGAGCCACAACAAGGGGGATCCGAACGCCTTGGTGGACGAGGACGCCGTCTGCTGCATCTGCAACGACGGGGAGTGTCAGAACAGCAACGTCATCCTCTTCTGCGACATGTGCAACCTGGCTGTGCACCAGGAGTGCTATGGGGTGCCCTACATCCCGGAGGGACAGTGGCTCTGCAGACGGTGCCTGCAGTCACCCTCACGGGCCGTGGACTGTGCCCTCTGCCCAAACAAGGGGGGGGCCTTCAAGCAAACGGACGACGGGCGCTGGGCACACGTGGTGTGTGCCCTGTGGATCCCGGAGGTGTGCTTTGCCAACACTGTCTTCCTGGAGCCCATTGACAGCATTGAGCACATACCGCCTGCGCGCTGGAAGCTGACCTGTTACATCTGCAAGCAGCGTGGTTCTGGGGCTTGCATCCAGTGTCACAAAGCCAACTGCTACACAGCCTTTCATGTCACCTGCGCCCAGCAGGCCGGGCTCTACATGAAGATGGAGCCTGTGCGGGAGACAGGAGCCAATGGCACCTCCTTCAGTGTGCGCAAAACTGCCTACTGCGACATCCACACCCCGCCGGGCTCCGTGCGCAGGCTGCCAGCCCTGTCCCACAGCGAGGGCGAGGAGGaggacgaggaggaggaggaggagggcaagggctggagctctgagaAGGTCAAAAAGGCAAAGGCCAAGTCAAGGATCAAGATGAAGAAAGCGAGGAAGATCCTGGCGGAGAAACGAGCTGCGGCACCCGTGGTGTCTGTGCCCTGCATCCCCCCGCATAG gCTCAGCAAGATCACAAACCGTTTAACCATCCAGAGGAAGAGCCAGTTCATGCAGAGGCTGCACAGCTACTGGACCCTGAAGAGACAGTCCCGCAATGGTGTCCCCCTGCTCCGCCGCCTCCAGACACACTTGCAGTCCCAAAGGAACTGTGACCAG GGAGGAGCCCCAGCACACGGTCAGGAAGGTGGAGATGGGAACACATCTCCCGTCAGCTCATGGTCTCTGATGTTCCCGCAGAGAGACACTGAGGATAAGAACTGGGCCCTGAAGGAGCAGCTGAAGTCATGGCAGCGCCTCCGCCATGACCTAGAGCGCGCACGCTTGCTGGTGGAGCTGATCCGCAAGCGGGAGAAGCTCAAGAGAGAGACG ATCAAGGTGCAGCAGGTAGCACTGGAGATGCAGCTGACCCCCTTCCTCATCCTGCTCCGCAAGACGCttgagcagctgcaggagaaagACACAGGCAACATCTTCAGCGAGCCGGTCCCTCTGTCTGAG GTCCCGGACTACCTGGATCACATCAAGAAGCCGATGGACTTTCagacaatgaaacaaaacctgGAAGCCTATCGCTACCTGAACTTCGACGACTTCGAGGAGGATTTCAACCTGATCATCAACAACTGTTTGAAGTACAACGCCAAAGACACCATCTTCTACCGGGCAGCCATCCGCCTGCGGGAGCAGGGAGGTGCTGTGCTGCGGCAGGCTCGCCGCCAGGCTGAGAAGATGGGCATTGACTTTGAGACAGGCATGCACTTCCCTCACTGCGTAACGGCGGAAGAGGCTCAGGTCCAGGACATCGAGGATG AAGATGTGCGGCTGCTGCTCTCGGAGAACCAGAAGCACCTGCCTTTGGAGGAGCAGCTGAAGATCCTGCTGGAGCGGCTGGATGAGGTCAACGCTGGCAAGCAGAGCATCGGCCGCTCCCGCCGCGCCAAGATGATCAAGAAGGAGATCACAGTCCTGCGCAGGAAGCTGGCCCACCCCCGGGACCTGGGCCGGGATGGGCTGGAGCGGCACAGCTCCTCGGCCAGGGGGGGCCTGCAGTCACACAACCCCTGCGAGAAGGACCTGCAGACAGACAGTGCTGCcgaggagagcagcagccaggagaCGGGCAAAG gTCTGGGTCCCAATTCCTCTTCCACCCCAGCCCATGAAGTTGGCAGGAGGACCTCAGTGCTCTTCTCCAAGAAGAACCCTAAAACTGCAGGTCCTCCAAAGCGCCCAGGCCGCCCCCCGAAGAACAGAGACAGCCAGATCACTCCTGGGCACGGGAACAGCCCCATTGGgcccccccagctccccatcaTGGGCTCCTCCCAGCGGCAAAGGAAGCGAGGGCGAAGCCCACggcccagctccagctcagACAGTGACAGCGACAAGTCCACTGAAGATGCTCCCATGG ATCTGCCAGCCAATGGTTTCAGCAGCGGGAACCAGCCGGTGAAGAAGAGCTTCCTGGTGTACCGCAACGACTGCAACCTGCCCCGGAGCAGCTCCGACTCCgagtccagcagcagcagcagcagcagtgctgcctcGGACCGCACCAG CACAACACCCTCCAAGCAGGGCCGAGGGAAACCCTCCTTCTCCCGAGTGAACTTCCCGGAGGACAGCAGCGAGGACACGTCGGGGACAGAGAACGAATCCTACTCCGTGGGCACGGGGCGAGGCGTGGGGCATGGCA TGGTGCGCAAGGGCATGGGCCGTGGTGCGGGCTGGCTCTCCGAGGATGAGGATTCCTCCCTGGATGCTCTGGATCTGGTGTGGGCGAAGTGCCGGGGGTACCCCTCCTACCCCGCGCTG ATCATCGACCCCAAGATGCCGCGGGAAGGCATGTTCCACCATGGCGTCCCCATCCCCGTGCCCCCCTTGGAGGTGCTGAAGCTGGGGGAGCAGATGACTCAGGAAGCACGCGAGCACCTCTACCTTGTCCTCTTCTTTGACAACAAGCGCACTTG GTTTTGCCCCATTCCCCGCAGGCAGTGGTTGCCCAGGACCAAACTGGTACCACTGGGGGTGAACCAAGACCTGGATAAGGAAAAAATGCTGGAAGGTCGGAAGTCCAACATCCGTAAGTCGGTGCAGATCGCCTACCACCGCGCCATGCAGCACCGCAACAAGGTGCAGGGCGAGCAGAGCAGCGACTCCAGCGAGAGCGACTGA